DNA from Cygnus atratus isolate AKBS03 ecotype Queensland, Australia chromosome 7, CAtr_DNAZoo_HiC_assembly, whole genome shotgun sequence:
GCCCCACGCACCAGCACCCTCCTGGCACTGCAGGCAGGGACTGGGGCCACAGGGGCACGGAAAGAGGAAAACCAGCCCTGGCTGtcctctccccagcctgcagctccccagcatctCGTTCACCCTCCCCGGCACCTCCAACCTCCaacctctcccttctccccctaACCCAACCCTAACCCTGCCCGCTCCCCGGGGGGCCTCCCGGCccgcctcccccctcccctACCCCTTCCCTACCCCTACCCCCGACGCCCCCCGCCGCTCACctccggccccagccccgctcggCGCCGCGCTCCCGCCGCTGCCCCGGGAAAGtcccggccctgccccgcctCCCGGGGCTtcccggccgccgccccgccccgcccggccccgcacaccgggggcaccggggggcggcggggccgggccgcgccgcggggagggggcggccgggggcggccccgcagcgGCCCTTCTGTGGCTGCGAAGTCCCCGCGCCCTGCTCGTGGCGTGGTTGctgcttttgtgattttttaacatatattatatataaaagtCAGAACGCTCCTCTTCCAACTACACGCACCGGGGGAGGCGTCGGCCAGGTTCGTACAGGTGGGCAACTCGGGGGGCACAACCTGGCCCACgcgcacagcagcagcaatgcccCTCGCGAGGGACAAGggaaaaactatatatatatgtgtatatacatctATCTGTATATATACGTAGCTCTATGTACACACGCACACACTCATTCATCGCCCTCCCCGCTCCCACCAGCCTCCAGGACGGGCTCACACCAGTGGGGTGCTCCCCCCGCATGATTGTCTCCGACAGCCAAGGACACAGAGGGGACAACCCTGACCCCCGTCCCCTAGAAGCCCTTGGGGGGCAGCTCCTGttccccgggggctgcagggcctcagctgctggaggagcctggctgcagctcctggtcGGGGGGCACGTACCAAGCACCACgtgtgcacgcacacacacgtgCACCCCGAAGCACGCGGGGTCTGGGAGACATTCGAGGCGGGGAGCCGCTGGCAGAGTCCCACTTGCTAGTCCCCACCATCAGCCTGCCTCCCATCGGGGTCACACCATGGCCAGCCCCTCTGCGCCATGGATGCAGGCCGTGCCGGGCAGGCTGCTCTCGCCTTTGTAACTTTTGGGGGCCCGGCTGGCtttcagcagcaccaggaaggTGTCCGTGGAGATGGCCCCGAACTCGAAGGTGAAGGTGCCGTAGAAGACCAGGACGTCGATGATGAACATCCACTCGCACAGTGCGGCCACGTGCTGCAGCACGAAGCTCTCCTGGATGAAGAACACACCGCCTGAGGTCATCCCGGTCAAGGAAAGCACGGCCAGCCCCCAACCACCCCAAGGAGGACTATAGGTTATGCGTCATAGGCTATAGGTAACTCAGACAGGTTTTGCATTGCCGAGGGCTCAAAATACCCATTAAACAACATAAGGGGgcccttctgctctgccaggTTTGGGCTGAGGCTATGAAGGGCCATCATGCTCCCGcagcccaccccagcaccccaaggGTGATGGCAGCCAGGCCGGGGCTGCCGTCACCTGCCCATCCCAGCAACCTCCCCACAGAcggcagggccaggaaaaggaTACTGAAGACGAGGGTGATGAAGGCCACGGCGGTGAGGATGCTACGCAGGTGGCCGGTCCAGTAATGCCCGCGGGTTTTGGCCATGCGGTAGGTGAGGACGGACTGCAGGAAGACGAACAGCATGCTGGTGGGGAAGGCCACCCCTGCTCCGATGTAGTGCAGCACCTTGGCGTGATCCACCTGCGGGCACAGGCCGTCAGCTCGCGGCTCCGGGGGGCCACGAAGGCGACAGCCAGCGCCgccctggccctgccctgcactgcggaaagcagcaggcaggtgctgaaatgtttgctttctgagaTAAGTGCTAAACCCAAACCGGCTGCATAATCCAGGCCCGAAATGATGAGCGTGCAAATAAAACGTGCTGGGGAGGTGCGGTGCCTGGGGGGTGGAGGTGTGCAcgaaacaacaaaaccccaaatcctgccACCACCCGCACTCCTCCAACCTCCACATCAGCCCCACGTCGCCccgcaccagccccagcccccagggAAAAGCCTTACCTGGAAGTTGCCGACCATGGTGAGGCCGGCGGCACAGAGCCAGCCGGTGGCCAGCCCCAGGGTGTTGAGGAGTGACGGCCCGACACGCTCCAGGACGTGGGCGTAcctcagcagcc
Protein-coding regions in this window:
- the TMEM150A gene encoding transmembrane protein 150A — protein: MPGPAMPAWGILPVTLPAFTITGMWIVYAMALSNNHICPVHNWNYNQSCGMDGPGSCCTLDHIPLVSKCGTLPPESCFFSLICSLGSFMVILVGLLRYAHVLERVGPSLLNTLGLATGWLCAAGLTMVGNFQVDHAKVLHYIGAGVAFPTSMLFVFLQSVLTYRMAKTRGHYWTGHLRSILTAVAFITLVFSGVFFIQESFVLQHVAALCEWMFIIDVLVFYGTFTFEFGAISTDTFLVLLKASRAPKSYKGESSLPGTACIHGAEGLAMV